Proteins found in one Miscanthus floridulus cultivar M001 chromosome 4, ASM1932011v1, whole genome shotgun sequence genomic segment:
- the LOC136548050 gene encoding uncharacterized protein: MTCPEASLGVIGCSLRPLGPKRAPSATEDEEEVEEIECEESRPQVICILHKWGDEVVVVEEDTTREVKRMRSVVSRVMKRIERQQLIKQMEPLAEENAKLKEAIQLMEKNIQRAQHEQDLAESNARDLEYQKGALSRKLTCTFKQLQSVSEQKQQLKDEVEDAAKGLADDVDQFSKVDGEGQAQ, translated from the exons ATGACGTGCCCTGAGGCATCACTAGGCGTGATTGGATGCTCTTTGCGGCCACTGGGCCCTAAGAGAGCGCCATCGGCTACAGAGGATGAGGAAGAGGTCGAGGAGATTGAGTGTGAAGAGTCACGACCTCAAGTCATTTGCATCCTCCACAAGTGGggggatgaagtggtggtcgtggaggaggacaccaccagggaagtGAAGAGGATGCGGTCCGTCGTCTCTAGAGTTATGAAGCGAATTGAG CGGCagcagctgatcaagcagatggagccccttgccgaggagaaCGCGAAGCTAAAGGAGGCAATACAATTGatggagaagaacatccagagggcccagcatGAGCAAGATCTTGCTGAATCTAATGCtagggacctagagtaccagaaggggGCCTTATCCAGAAAGCTGACATGCACATTCAAGCAGCTGCAAAGTGTCTCCGAGCAAAAG CAGCAActgaaagatgaggtggaggatgcggcgaAGGGGCTGGCCGACGATGTTGATCAGTTCAGCAAGGTGGACGGCGAGGGCCAGGCGCAATGA